A part of Geotrypetes seraphini chromosome 9, aGeoSer1.1, whole genome shotgun sequence genomic DNA contains:
- the LOC117366849 gene encoding uncharacterized protein LOC117366849 isoform X3 gives MGAPSPHGAGGAGWGAPGVGFLGSVPGFGFSSQSPMPVQESPCGVSDRVPGPSSVSVGGAAEQQHSERASVVSVSEPVAVGGGATGTSADVVVAGRGVTVVERPEVASLEVVSGGISVPVEGPPVSVSSAGARGSRGRFSDAGAFVEPGREGVWEMLRLSVLAGADTCGLSAILLYIGLASGLWCALEVVIWDLVIWV, from the exons ATGGGTGCTCCGTCGCCGCATGGGGCTGGGGGTGCTGGTTGGGGGGCGCCTGGGGTTGGTTTCCTGGGCTCTGTTCCTGGTTTCGGTTTTTCTTCACAGAGTCCGATGCCTGTGCAGGAGTCTCCTTGTGGTGTGAGTGACAGAGTTCCAGGACCTTCATCTGTCAGCGTCGGTGGAGCGGCGGAGCAGCAGCATAGCGAAAGAGCTTCAGTTGTTTCTGTGTCGGAGCCAGTGGCTGTTGGCGGGGGCGCTACTGGTACCTCGGCTGATGTGGTGGTTGCTGGTCGAGGCGTCACTGTCGTGGAGCGTCCGGAGGTGGCGTCCTTGGAGGTTGTTTCCGGTGGCATCTCTGTTCCTGTGGAGGGACCTCCTGTTTCGG TTTCGTCGGCTGGCGCCAGAGGCTCACGAGGAAGGTTCAGTgatgccggagcatttgtggAACCTGGTCGAGAAGGAGTGTGGGAAATGCTCCGCCTGTCG GTGCTGGCCGGAGCAGATACGTGTGGATTATCGGCCATTCTTTTGTACATTGGGCTGGCGAGCGGGCTTTGGTGCGCCCTGGAGGTCGTCATCTGGGACTTGGTCATCTGGGTGTAA
- the LOC117366849 gene encoding uncharacterized protein LOC117366849 isoform X2 produces the protein MGAPSPHGAGGAGWGAPGVGFLGSVPGFGFSSQSPMPVQESPCGVSDRVPGPSSVSVGGAAEQQHSERASVVSVSEPVAVGGGATGTSADVVVAGRGVTVVERPEVASLEVVSGGISVPVEGPPVSGAGRSRYVWIIGHSFVHWAGERALVRPGGRHLGLGHLGVRVSWWGQRGMRWHQLLPFLSHLRSCPRPPVVLIIHLGGNDVDSLSARQLVNVIKDDLRVLFAWFPGTRILWSDVIPRPRCLASRRWTRGLAKFNRQVGKWVESQGGTQLLHGWVEVGCGGLFHTDGVHLSDIGWDLLLDDFAVGCERVLGLG, from the exons ATGGGTGCTCCGTCGCCGCATGGGGCTGGGGGTGCTGGTTGGGGGGCGCCTGGGGTTGGTTTCCTGGGCTCTGTTCCTGGTTTCGGTTTTTCTTCACAGAGTCCGATGCCTGTGCAGGAGTCTCCTTGTGGTGTGAGTGACAGAGTTCCAGGACCTTCATCTGTCAGCGTCGGTGGAGCGGCGGAGCAGCAGCATAGCGAAAGAGCTTCAGTTGTTTCTGTGTCGGAGCCAGTGGCTGTTGGCGGGGGCGCTACTGGTACCTCGGCTGATGTGGTGGTTGCTGGTCGAGGCGTCACTGTCGTGGAGCGTCCGGAGGTGGCGTCCTTGGAGGTTGTTTCCGGTGGCATCTCTGTTCCTGTGGAGGGACCTCCTGTTTCGG GTGCTGGCCGGAGCAGATACGTGTGGATTATCGGCCATTCTTTTGTACATTGGGCTGGCGAGCGGGCTTTGGTGCGCCCTGGAGGTCGTCATCTGGGACTTGGTCATCTGGGTGTAAGGGTATCTTGGTGGGGTCAGCGAGGCATGAGATGGCATCAACTGCTCCCCTTTTTGTCGCATTTGCGGTCTTGTCCTCGGCCTCCGGTTGTGCTCATCATCCATTTGGGGGGTAATGATGTTGATTCACTGTCGGCCAGACAGTTAGTCAACGTCATTAAGGATGATTTGCGAGTTCTGTTTGCTTGGTTTCCGGGTACACGTATTTTATGGTCGGATGTTATTCCGCGCCCGCGGTGTCTTGCTTCTCGGCGGTGGACCCGGGGTTTGGCGAAGTTTAACCGGCAGGTTGGGAAGTGGGTGGAGTCTCAGGGCGGTACACAGTTGTTGCACGGGTGGGTTGAGGTAGGTTGTGGCGGTCTTTTTCATACCGATGGGGTGCATTTGTCTGACATTGGTTGGGATTTGCTTTTAGACGATTTCGCGGTGGGTTGTGAGCGTGTGCTAGGTTTGGGTTAG
- the LOC117366849 gene encoding uncharacterized protein LOC117366849 isoform X1 produces the protein MGAPSPHGAGGAGWGAPGVGFLGSVPGFGFSSQSPMPVQESPCGVSDRVPGPSSVSVGGAAEQQHSERASVVSVSEPVAVGGGATGTSADVVVAGRGVTVVERPEVASLEVVSGGISVPVEGPPVSVSSAGARGSRGRFSDAGAFVEPGREGVWEMLRLSVAPATWSHYSTGFRVVSAFLFSRGWVPGDVAESFLEDFVLDSSRAGVSKRVVQGRLAGFAFFCRALGWNCPSSGFIVRRLLRAMGRVVPARPDSRLPIHHDLLIQLLSVLPDLAHSPYESALFQAAFSLAFFGALRVGELLVSASDRARGRGLLVHHVLLGDSEVRICVASSKTDQAGRGQWLVLHQVVGCVSCPVARLSEYLSVRVAVSSEFFVHADGAPLSRFQFLAVLRLALVRCGEEPRSYGTHSFRIGAATCASAAGMSEAGIRRLGRWVSGAFRGYIRPSGASRGRGGSAMGL, from the exons ATGGGTGCTCCGTCGCCGCATGGGGCTGGGGGTGCTGGTTGGGGGGCGCCTGGGGTTGGTTTCCTGGGCTCTGTTCCTGGTTTCGGTTTTTCTTCACAGAGTCCGATGCCTGTGCAGGAGTCTCCTTGTGGTGTGAGTGACAGAGTTCCAGGACCTTCATCTGTCAGCGTCGGTGGAGCGGCGGAGCAGCAGCATAGCGAAAGAGCTTCAGTTGTTTCTGTGTCGGAGCCAGTGGCTGTTGGCGGGGGCGCTACTGGTACCTCGGCTGATGTGGTGGTTGCTGGTCGAGGCGTCACTGTCGTGGAGCGTCCGGAGGTGGCGTCCTTGGAGGTTGTTTCCGGTGGCATCTCTGTTCCTGTGGAGGGACCTCCTGTTTCGG TTTCGTCGGCTGGCGCCAGAGGCTCACGAGGAAGGTTCAGTgatgccggagcatttgtggAACCTGGTCGAGAAGGAGTGTGGGAAATGCTCCGCCTGTCGGTAGCGCCTGCTACCTGGTCGCACTATTCCACGGGGTTTCGGGTGGTTTCTGCCTTTTTGTTCAGCAGGGGTTGGGTTCCGGGGGATGTGGCCGAGTCCTTTCTCGAGGATTTCGTGCTGGATTCAAGCAGAGCGGGGGTCTCCAAACGGGTGGTGCAGGGACGGTTGGCGGGATTCGCCTTTTTCTGTCGGGCGTTGGGCTGGAATTGTCCTTCTTCGGGTTTCATTGTCCGCCGGTTACTTCGTGCTATGGGAAGGGTTGTACCTGCTAGGCCGGATTCTCGTTTGCCTATTCATCATGATTTGCTCATTCAGCTTCTGTCGGTTCTGCCTGACTTGGCCCACTCCCCTTATGAGTCCGCTCTTTTTCAGGCAGCTTTTTCCCTGGCCTTTTTCGGGGCTTTGCGAGTGGGGGAGTTGTTGGTCAGCGCTTCCGACAGGGCGAGAGGGCGTGGGTTGTTAGTTCATCACGTGTTGTTGGGTGACAGCGAGGTTCGGATTTGTGTGGCTAGTTCTAAGACGGATCAGGCCGGTAGGGGCCAGTGGTTGGTCCTGCACCAGGTTGTGGGTTGTGTTTCTTGCCCTGTGGCTCGTCTGTCCGAGTATTTGTCGGTTCGAGTGGCGGTTTCTTCTGAATTTTTTGTTCATGCGGACGGGGCTCCTCTTTCCCGGTTTCAGTTTTTAGCGGTGTTACGTTTGGCATTGGTGCGTTGCGGTGAGGAGCCCCGGAGCTACGGCACGCACTCCTTTCGGATTGGTGCTGCCACCTGTGCTAGCGCGGCAGGTATGTCGGAAGCGGGCATTCGACGGTTGGGTCGCTGGGTGTCTGGGGCCTTCCGCGGGTACATTAGACCTTCTGGGGCATCTCGGGGGCGTGGGGGCAGTGCGATGGGTTTGTAA